aaacaaattttCACTCTCACATACTTTAAGAaatatggggggaaaaaacaatttgcttattgcaactgcatttaaaaatacaaacaaacctttctctttgtatatgatagaccgccatcatcctcctcttcctcatctgtttGTCGGCGGACTGTAGTGTTGCTCATCAGTTTTCTGCCGCGTAAAAACTCTAGACCAACATAACACTtcgaacaaaaatgaaaaatacaagaactctagctgctgcattttggactaactggagtttgtttactaagcgtgcagaacaaccacccaatagagcattacaatagtctaaccttgaggtcataaacgcatggattaacatttctgcatttgacattgagagcataggccgtaatttagatatatttttgagatggaaaaatgcagttttacaaatgctagaaacgtggctttctaaggaaaggttgctatcaaatagcacacctaggttcctaactgatgacgaagaattgacagagcagccatcaagtcttagacagcgttctaggttattacatgcagagcttttaggccctataattaacacctctgttttttcacattcagtttttaagaaattacttgtcatccagttttttatatcgactatgcattccgttagtttttcaaattggtatgtttcgccaggccgcgaagaaatatagagctgagtatcatcagcataacagtgaaagctaacaccgtgtttcctgatgatatctcccaagggtaacatgtaaagcgtgaagagtaacggccctagtactgagccttgcgctactccatactgcacttgtgatcgatatgatacctcttcattcactgctacgaattgaagTCACAGAGAGAGGGTCACGTTCCCATTCACACCAATGGAGAGATAGTAGAGACAGTTAAGAGCTAcaagttccttggcattcacATAAACTCCCAGCCTTACAGGATATCTATCAGATTCGCTGCTTGAGAAAGGCTTGCAGCATCATCAAGGACCGCACTCAacctgctcatcacctgtttgcCACACTGCCATCAGGCAGACGCTTACGATCCATCCGATCACGGacaaccagactgaagaacagcttctatcttcaagccatcagactgcttaacaaccagctatccttcatctaaaaccagaatacatgctgctcttatgttacttttattgtacttgcactgccactttttaatattccttcatgtagctctgtgacactctacaatgacattttggacaCTGCTCTACTCAGGAATACAATCTGAATGtgtgctgctcttaagtttatttattgcatctgcactgccactttaaatttccttcatgtagctctgGTCACTCTACAGTGACATTTTAGACACCGCTCTACCCAATTAATCATATTAGTACCTCAGGACTACTTATGAATACTTATAACTCTTAACACTGTCTACctttattgtatctgttactgccacttatttgtatataatgctctGTCCGTGTCTTTTCTGCCTATGGGCATTGAAGTCACTCAAAAATCTCAGTGCTCTCCACGTACGTCTAGGTCTTTTATgtcttgttattgtcactgtatgtctgagcctcgtcacaagcatttcaatgcccagttttccccagtgttaactatgcaaatgacaaataaatgcctcttgaccTCTTAAGATCTCAAAAGTAACCTGGGCGGCCCCCCGCTTCCGCGACCCATGGTCCTATGCAGTTTAGAAATAAGAAAATTGATGTAAAGTAATTTCCAAGAAATACATGGAAAAAGGCAAGggcaacactgctattttatttgcacTTATTTTATTCGTAGAGTTTACACTCATTTAGGTACTTCCCACACTTGTTACTGCGTTGTAATATTAGATGtttatgtaaaacaacatgatTTTCTTTTGGCTCACTGGTTCCTGCGCAGTTTAAAGGGGTCAAGTCACttcttttattgtcacatcaccacagcacatgtgccttggtgagtgaaattcttggaaacgtgctccagaaattgcagaaacaaatTACATATAACCTTACAGACTTCAAGagatgacaatgtgcaatatgcacatacatatagtcagtacacacagtgtactattagacttacttacagttagcactacacattatacactaaacacagtatgtacacattctacattatgtagacatatatacacataaaaatatgctaaggtgcaacagattatacatgaactgAATACACAAAATGTGCACCGGATGGTATcaagtggtagcaggtagattattgtattaaatgcagtgtgtatgtatagtccagtTTTGAACTGctgaagttaaagtgcagtgtgtggcataccgtattgtgggagtatgctgtagggtgtattagttttgactgttcattagtctgatagcctgagggaaaaagctatccctcagttgGCTTGTgtgggatcggatgctgcggagacgtcttcctgagggcagcagagagagcagtctgtgggacgggtggctggagtcactgatgatcctccgggcttTCCTTATACACcacctggtgtagatgtcctggagggagggaagctcacctccaacaatgatCACGTAAAGCTTCATCCAAACTTGCACCAAAATCACATTTCGACATACATTGTTTGAGTTCAGCAACACAGTGGGACACAGTATCATGGGGCTTTTGTACACAACGCTAAAATCAGAAGAGTTCAGCTTTTATCAATGGCTTTGGTTCAAAATGGGCCTGTAGGATACTGAAAATTTCTCAAAATGTTTTATCCTTTGGCTTTTAAGGTTGAACCAAATTCCGTAACAATCCATAAGTGGAAGCTCCCATAGCactgagagatgcacagagatgcaacagcaatgcggtgtttgatttgcgctcttttcattcatgAAGTTTATACATTCATTCACTTTATACACTCATTATCGCTTGACTTTAGAGGTTTGTGTAAAATATCGCGCTGATcacctgttatctagcaaacaccagactgtgtggcagcctcagccgaatattcggGCAGAATTGTTCATTATCCATCATACGTTTTTAAAGCCATTATCCATGCCTTTCCAAATAATGTATTCTGCTTTGGGCACACCGCTAGTATGTACCCAATGTAAAAAGGATATGTCATCATATTGTAGGATAAAAATGACATGCTAATAATCCAGCACTGCTATTCATAATATAAGGCATAATAACGGCTAGCTGTGCAATAAACAGTTTTAATGGACGATGTGGAGGTCAAGAACCACCGGACGTGAAGCGGAGGTCTGATGCAGGCAGACTCATGAACCGATTCTCCGTCCAGATGGCCATAAGCATGAGCAGTCTGTCAGTATGCACTCATTTTTTGGTGCTGGGTTGACAGGGCTTTTCAATGCAGGTAGAGATCTGTAGGGATCACAGTTTCagagattaaaatataaaacaatataattgtTGTGTAACATTAGTTTAGGAACCAGTTTGCACTATGAACTagtagcttattagcatgcacatttctagcatattggctgtttataatactcataaagcacatattaaaaaagtaattgaaaatgtgaaataaaaactgtaattccaggtaatataatattaattaaatcaatgCTAAGTGTACTTAAAAAGAGACACCTTCATGGCTATGTTTTCTAACACacttaattacacttttaaagagggaattttgtaaaaatgtcaaatttaaagttttactttaaagaaaattttttaatcatcatgttttaattttaataattgaataattgttgtgctttaaagaagtacctCTGTAAGAAATGCCTCTGTGATGCAGTTTTACAATCTATATCAGCTTTCTGCATTGTGCAGACAATTGTGCAATATGCTGTTTCTGTGGTTTCTAGTGAAGTACACATTTCCTGCTGTCTGATGTGGCTGTGGTTCTGTGGAATGAACCTTAAATGTTGCTGTTTgttattgcagtttttttaattaaaatgttctttttttaactcAATGTTCATCaaaatagaaaagcaaaaaacaatACCAGATGAATGCTTTTGACACTATGAACATCCATATTTATATCAACATGCTTACATTTCCCATTAAATACACACAGATGCTTTTACATGCAAAATAGTTTAATGGTTGATTGCAGATCTCCATGAAAAGGGTTTTGTAGGCATTTGCTGACTGCATTGCAAAGCttcattaaattgtttaactTAATTTCAAATTGTTCTAAGCATTCTGGAGAACAAAAGGGCAAAAATGCAGACTGCTGAATGGCTGATGCACTTGTTCTTCAGGGCATTATTTTTAGGAGCATTTGTTATTATTTCTCAAGAATTTGTTGCCAACTGCAGAAGCCGTCATTGCCTGGCACGCAAACAGACCGAAGAGCCTTTTCAAGATCGTATGAATTGGGtcctataaaacattttttctgaaGCATCTTGTTCAAACAGGATTCTCCAGTACAGGGCGAGATCTGTAGCGATCACAGTTTGAGAGAAGACTGAATTAATATCTATACTTATAACACAAAATcaactgttttattaaaaaatacaataaatgaatgaaaacagtcAGAGGCTAATACAAAGGGCTGCAAGAAATTACAAAGCCAAGTATGCAAATGCCACAGCCATTAGTACGTGTTTGACAACATTCAAAATGGCAGAAAACTTAGTTGGGCGAAAATCAAGCCACTGGATTTCAACAGCACTGAACTCGGAGTAATTTAGACTATggtaaattattgtaaaagtatgGTTTGGATTATTACCTCACAGACACAGCCTTTCTGATAAATGCTGAGGTACCACTTTTGAAGTTGGGAGAGTTGGCTCCAAGGCTTCACAAGGTCACATAAATTAAGAATGACCCTGCCGTCCTGGACACGTCCTTAGGtggaaaaaacataaatgttttccttatgcattttaattatagggttagtttacccaaaaatgaaaattcgcctttgtttaattaattaattaatgctcaaatgtctgatttcacacagaactagtgaaagtgaaagtgacgtgacattcagccaagtatggtgacccatactcagaattcgtgctctgcatttaacccatccgaagtgcacacacacactgtgaacacacacacacactgtgaacacacacccggagcagtggacagccatttttatgctgcggcgcccggggagcagttgggggttcgatgccttgctcaagggcacctaagtcatggtattgaaggtggacagagaactgtacatgcactccccccacccacaattcctgccggcccgagactcgaactcacaacccttcgattgggagtccgactctctaaccattaggccacgacttcccccttttACTCAcgctcaaggcatcctaggtgtatatgactttcttctttcagtcgaatccagtctgagttattcttaaaattgtcctggctcttccaagctttgtCATTGCAGTCGCaggcagagtatgtgagcggagcggagtggGAGCAGAGCGTGGAGTGGAACACTGTGATTTttgtcgtggttttcactcgctccaagagcaccACACCagcgctccatcacgaatacaattcatgcaagcgacccgtaatataactgcatatttagcaagaatcaCGTtcaacatatttagctatagcttgatacagatgaataatgacggcaatagtcgagagggaagttacaggctagttctcaaggagtttgtctgttccttttactgaatattttcgggttaaagcatgatttaaacaggtacagcacattcacacacaatcactttcgcagtaatgcattcaaacaaatgtaatcttacagtgctacttcatctgtatctgattttgaatgagcagaattCAGTAAGAAATGCATCactctgtagataaaataactgacgaagatgtactgttattttcatcacaaaccaaatttgcacagcagaaggcagcaattataccttttaatgctaacaaccatgttattagattggcatgtggtaggaaaaaaatctatatactaatatacttagtcactttgaaactctcctgttattttatttattttattttaatataagctacgttatgaacataacatttcaaacatactgaaatactttagccacggagcgaaggcggagcggtgtttctggtatcagtgagcgcggagtggagcaGGAGCGGGAAATGGAGAACCCGGAGCGGAACTATCACTTCCGGTATCTGTCGTACGCGGAAGCCGTTCCGGGATGATAGAGCTTAGAAGTGCCaggacaattttaaaaataactcgagggtgagtaaagaggcgaattttcatttttgggtgaactaaccctttagttACACAGTTAAAGTTAATGTTTTCTTTATGAGCTATTTTAGTACCTAGAGATGTCCTCACTTATTGAACCCTCATGTTCTGCTGagattcattaatgtttttaggTTTGAGGTCCTGGATAATATTAGGCTTTTCTTTGAGGATTTAAGGTCAGTCTTTGGTCAATTAGTGTTTAATAATGAAGTGTGTTATCAAGTTCTAAAGTATGTTTTTGAGGTATTAAAGAGGACTGTGAGGCTTAATTGATCTGACTGGAATACAGATCAAATCCGAACAAATATGCCATGCCGACTTTGTAAAtgttacagaggaaaaactggatGTCATACACTAAACAACTGAGGTTTGCAAACAAACAGACTCTGAACTCATTCCAAACAccacaaactcatgcagaaacgaGTCTTGTTACTAAGAGATGCATAATAAGTGAAAATGATATGTGCTCTAAAATAATCTCAAATATTATCAAACTGTGATATTCTCAGACTGGATGTAATCTAAAAAGATGaaactgaataaatgaatacaaaatgtgattttctgtgaaatcagcCCAAAACCTGTCCAAACTGTGAATTCGGCTAAAAATCTGGGCATAATGTGTAGCACATTTCAGCCTCAATGGATGTTAACCAGCATCAGGAATCATGGTTTTCAGTTTCAACTCAGACTCTGCCTAGAGATAGTAAATGATTTTACCTGACAGCAGGTACTCATCGTTATTCAGACTGATGACACAAAAAGTTGGAGTTGTCCTTGTGTAGATGACCTGAATTCTCTTCTTGTCTAATTGCTTAAATGTctggataaataataataacaataataataataataatagtagacacacacattcacacacacacacacacacacacacacacacacacacaaacatttcttgttaaaaaggtattttattgGAAAATGATGTGTCAAGTAGTGTACATTTTCTCACCTCAGTAGTTTGGATTTTGTATGCAGTTAATCCAGGGACAGTGCTGGGCACCTTTTCAATGACCTTAGCTCGAATCACTAATTGGTAAAGGAGTCAGATGTGACAAAAATcgttgttaatgttaatgttaattttctttttttaaatgttcctgtattacattacatttgtccgaagcaataacatttttcatattttgcatttcaagTTTTACAagattgaacacaaaagaagatacttgaAAGAACACTGGAGCCCATtgaaaaacactgagacatttgtcaaaatatcttcctttgtgttacacatggaaaaagtcatacaggtatgaaatgacatgagtgaataaattatgacagaattttcatttttgtttgaactgtccctttaaataatttGACACTACACAAGAAAAGATCTcatgttactgaaaaaaataaaacagatttaattaaataatatcatatattgTCTTATACTATCATTTAGAaaaattcatggttccatcattATACTTTCCATAAACCTAATGTTAAGTTCAGTAATTCAAGTCActgaaataatgtaaatgaactgaaatgcAAGAAATTTAACAACTCGTAACATCTTAAAGCAGCA
This DNA window, taken from Cyprinus carpio isolate SPL01 chromosome B11, ASM1834038v1, whole genome shotgun sequence, encodes the following:
- the LOC109098387 gene encoding metalloproteinase inhibitor 3-like isoform X1, which gives rise to MSAAVTVALLFFLSVALNEQVTEGCSCVPRHPQQQFCSSDIVIRAKVIEKVPSTVPGLTAYKIQTTETFKQLDKKRIQVIYTRTTPTFCVISLNNDEYLLSGRVQDGRVILNLCDLVKPWSQLSQLQKWYLSIYQKGCVCEISPCTGESCLNKMLQKKCFIGPNSYDLEKALRSVCVPGNDGFCSWQQILEK